AAGCGTTGCTCTCCATTGATAAAATCTTGGGTACGGGAGCGGATAAGGCGTATCTGACTCATTTCGGAGTCTGGGAAGATATCAGGTCAGGAGCTTCTCAAATGAAGGAAGGGATTATCGCGATGAAGAATATATGGACTTCTGCGATCAAGACTGGATTCGAGGGAGAGACCTTGGTTGCTTTTTGCGAAACTAGAGTTCGTTCTTATTTGGAAAATCAGATCCGGATTCGTAAACTTCCTTTTGGTGAGAAGGAAGAAAGGTTTATAGGCTTCGATGCACAGATCAATGCACAAGGGATCGCTTTCAAGATTGAAAGATCTAGAAAGTCAGTTAAGTGATCCTCATCCCTTAAGTATTAAATCTGCTTAAAGTTCTTGCATCGATTCAGAACCTAGTATAGTGGATCTTAGGCGATGTTTTTCATTTGATTTCCTTAATTAGAATTTTTTGAATATACTTTGTGAGTGGACTTTCCGTGCGAATATACAGGTATAAATTATTTCCTATTTTGATCTGCCTTTTCGCGATCCTTATTTCTTGTAGGCAAGAAGGCAGAGAGATGCCCAGAGCTTACAAAGGTGAGTTCGATATTCGCTTTATTCCTCATTGGGGAAAGGCCTTTCCCTTAAAGGGAGATTGGGAATTCCATTGGGCAAGTTTGTATTCTCCCGAAAAAGGTTATCCTTCTACCGGAGAATATTTTCCCGTTCCTGGGATCTGGAGGGAATATTCTCCTCAGTTTACCAAACAAGGGCACGGAACCTATCGTCTTTTTATTCGCACTTCTCCTGAACAAAGTAGTTTAGGAATTTTGGTGCCTAGGCTTCCAGGAGTATATTCTGTTTATTTAAATAAGAAATTGATCTTTGCGAATGGGATCAACGGAACAGATAGAAATGGTACTGAGTTTCTTGCTCATCCAAGCTCACAGATCTATCCGGTAGAAAGCGGAACGAATTCGGAACTTGTAGTAAATGTTTCTAATTATAAGGGAAATTTCCTCAAAGGAGGGATACGTAACGAATTCATATTAGGCGATCTGGATACTGTCCGGAATAAGATCAAGCTGGAGAATATCTATGAGACTGCACTCATTACGATTATCTTCGCGGTAGGATTGTACCATCTGATCTTCTTCGCATCGTATCGAAAGGATACCACTCCCTTATTCTTTGCGTTCTTTTGTTTTCTGGTTTCCTTTTATACTTTTGTTACTTCCGGATTGCAATATTTTCTAACCCCGGAACTTTCCTTGGATTTAAGGATCCGATTGGAATATTTCTGCGAGGTGATGCTCGTTCCTTCCGTTTATCTGATCCTGAGGATCATGTATCCGAAACAATTCAGTCATAAGTGGCTCGCAATCCTCATGTCCAGCATGTCTGTCTTCTTGCTTTCCATTTTTGTTTTGGACGAAGAGAATCTGATCTACGTGTATTCCTTCTTCATGCATGTTCCTCCTTTTTATAGTTTAGCACTGATGATCCCTTTAGGATTTGCTTGGAAAGCAAATGAGACCAGAGCAAGAACTGTTTTCCTTTCCGGGATCATTCTCGCAGTTTCTATGATGAATGATGTGATCTATGGGATCTCCGAGTTTTACTTCTTGATCCCTTATAGTTTTCCGATCGCTCTCGTTGGTTTTATAGCATTCAACTCCTATATTATATCTTTGCGATTCACTCAGGATCTGGAAAAAGCGGAGGAATTCGTAGAGCTCCAATCCAAGTACAACGAACAATTGAGATTAAACGCTGAAGAAAAATCTAAGTATGCTGCGTTAGTCGATCAATCCTTGGATAAAGGATTTCATTCCCTCATGAATCAATTGGAAGCTAAGGACGGATCCGATAAATCTCTTGGAAAATTGAAGAACGAACTCAGCCAAACACTCACAGGTGTAAGAGATATTTTGGATCTAATGCATCATCAGGGTGGAAAAGAAGAGTTAGTGGAATTGGAGATGAAACGCTTCATCCAAAGAACTCCGAACTTTGCTCATTCCGAGATCCATTCCGTTTCTCAGTTTTTAAGAATAGATCAGTGTCTCCAAATGCAGAGGATTTTCAAGGACGCGATCCGCATCGGTTCGGCTCGAGAAGGTGAATCTAAGATCTTTTGGGGAAAGGAAGGGGACGCTATTCTTCTTCGTATCTTTATGTCTGGGCCAAGCCAATCTAAAGAAGATATTCCGGAGCAACTCGAGGCGGATCTGAAAAACAGGGCAGAGAAGTTAGGTGCGCGGTTCTTTTTACTGAGTGAGTCGTCGAAATTCGAGTTTGAACTTCGGATTCCACCGATTCCTGTCTAAATTTCGTCCATCTCCCGAACGAATTCGGAAAAAGACTTGCCTCGGTGCCGAAAAAGTAGATTCTACACAGAATTAGAATCATTCTAATCTGTGGTGATAACAATGAATCCAAAACGATTATTCCCCTTAGGCCTGGTTTTCCTGGCTCTATTGGTGGCTTGTGGCCCCTCCGAGAAGACAAAACAGCTAATGGAAGATGCAAAAAGGACCTTCGGAGTCCTTCCGGCTAAAATGCCAGGTTCAG
Above is a window of Leptospira semungkisensis DNA encoding:
- a CDS encoding 7TM-DISM domain-containing protein, yielding MPRAYKGEFDIRFIPHWGKAFPLKGDWEFHWASLYSPEKGYPSTGEYFPVPGIWREYSPQFTKQGHGTYRLFIRTSPEQSSLGILVPRLPGVYSVYLNKKLIFANGINGTDRNGTEFLAHPSSQIYPVESGTNSELVVNVSNYKGNFLKGGIRNEFILGDLDTVRNKIKLENIYETALITIIFAVGLYHLIFFASYRKDTTPLFFAFFCFLVSFYTFVTSGLQYFLTPELSLDLRIRLEYFCEVMLVPSVYLILRIMYPKQFSHKWLAILMSSMSVFLLSIFVLDEENLIYVYSFFMHVPPFYSLALMIPLGFAWKANETRARTVFLSGIILAVSMMNDVIYGISEFYFLIPYSFPIALVGFIAFNSYIISLRFTQDLEKAEEFVELQSKYNEQLRLNAEEKSKYAALVDQSLDKGFHSLMNQLEAKDGSDKSLGKLKNELSQTLTGVRDILDLMHHQGGKEELVELEMKRFIQRTPNFAHSEIHSVSQFLRIDQCLQMQRIFKDAIRIGSAREGESKIFWGKEGDAILLRIFMSGPSQSKEDIPEQLEADLKNRAEKLGARFFLLSESSKFEFELRIPPIPV